A segment of the Pseudomonas versuta genome:
GCTGTACCAGTGGCGCGGATTCACGTTGCCCGGTCTGGGCTTGGGTGGCCGCCAGCCGGGCGGTTTGCAGGGCCTGCTGCAGCCGGGTTTGTTGTTCGCCGAGCACGCTTTGCTGGCGAAGGTGGGCACTGATCTGTTCGGCCAGCGGGCTTGACTGGGCATCCAGTTCGGCCAGCCGGGCAAATTGATGGCGTTGGGGCGCCAATTGCTCCAGCAGGTTGAGGCTGTGGCGCTGGTCGGCCTGGCTGTCCCACCGGGTTTGGGCGTGTTGCAGTTGCTCGGCGGCGCTGAGCTGTTGCTCTTGCAGCTCGCGCAGGGTTTTAAGCCAGGTGTGTTGTTGCTCCAGCTGTTTGAGCTGGATTTGGCGATTAGTCAGCTGTTGCCGGGCCTCGTTGTAGTGCTGGTCCAGCTCGGCGCGTTGTTGCGGCGCAAGCGGGGTAACGCCCACCGCCTGATCCTGCAGTTGCTTGTGGATGTCGCGGGCTTCTTTAGCCTTGTCGAAGGCGCGCTTGCCCAGGCGGGTATAGAGCGCGGTGTCGGTGAGTTTTTCCAGCAGCTCGCTGCGCTCGTTGTCGTCGGCTTTGAGAAAGGCACTGAATTCGCTCTGGGCCAGCATCACGGCGCGGGTGAACTGCTCGAAGTTGAGCCCCAGGCGCGCTTCCAGCTGCACTTTGTAATCGCCTTTCTGGCTGGCCAGCAATTGGTCGCTGTCCAGGTCGCGCAGGCTTTGGCGGCTGGCCTGCAGCTTGCCGGTGGCTTTCTCACGGGCGCGATTGGCTTCCCAGCGGGCCCGGTAACGGCGGCCGTCGATGCCGACAAAGTCAACTTCGGCATAGCCTTCGCCGGTACCCCGACGCAGCAGGGTACGAGGGTCGCCGGTGGCCACTTCGCCATCGGCATCCGGGACCTTGGCATCGCGCCCGGTGTTGCTCAGGCGCGGTACGGCACCAAACAGCGCCAGGCACAAGGCGTCGAGCAGGGTGCTTTTACCGGCTCCGGTGGGGCCGGTTATCGCAAACAGCCCGGCACTGGCCAGGGGCTCGGCGGTGAAGTCCAGTTCAAAAGGACCAGCCAGCGAGGCGAGGTTTTTCAGGCGGATGGCGAGGATTTTCATGGCTGTTCACCTTCCAGCTGTACTTCTTGCAGCAACTGCGCAAAGTCCTTGAGGGTTTGCTCGTCGGCTTCACTGGCGTAGGTCTCTTGCCAGGCACGGCTGAACAGTTCCTGGGGGGTCAGTTGATCGAGTTCGATCAGGCGCGCGCTGTCTTCATCTTCGCTGCGCTTGCCACTGCCGGCGTATTCGGCAGCGATGCGCACCAGGCGCACCGATTTGCCCTGTAGTGCGGTTTCAATCTGCTGGCGCAAGTCTGGCTGCGGCTCGTCGAGCGTTACCCGCACTTCGAGCCAGGGCTGGCGCAGGGCGTCGGCCAGCAAGTCGATGTCGGGAAGTTCGGCCAGCTGGCTGAGGATTTGTGCCAACGGTGCCGGGCCTACGCGTCGCAGGTTGACCGCGCGCGGGATCAGTAGCGGTTCAACGCTGACCAGGGTTTCGCCATCGAGCTGCACATCGAGGATCTGATGCTGGTAGCCGATTTCCGAGAACGACAGCGGGATCGGTGAACCGCAGTAACGAATGCGCTCTTCACTGTTGACGCGCTGTGGCTTGTGCAAATGCCCCAGCGCCACATAGCTGATGCTTGGACCAAACAGGCTGGCGGGCAGGGCTTCGGCGTTGCCGATGATCAGGCTGCGCTCGGAGTCTTCCGAGACTGAACCGCCGGCCATGTGCGCGTGGCTGATGGCGATCAGGGCCTGGCCGGGCTTGCGTCTGGCGTTGGCCGCAGCGATCAGCCATTCATGGACCTGGCCGATGCCGCGCAGGTAGTCGTCGCCCAACTGCGCGCCAGTGACTTCGGCGGGTCGCAGAAACGGCAGCGCCAGACACCAGGCGGCCACTTCACCAGACGCATCGGGCAGCGGGATCAGCAGGCGTTCTGCATCCAGCTGGCCGTCATCGAGCCACAGCACCCGGCCCAGCGCGTGGGTGCGCAGGCGGCGCATCAAGGGTGCCGGCAACTCGATCCGCGAACCGGAGTCGTGGTTGCCGGCAATCATGACGATCGTCAGCTTGGGCTGTTGCTCGTGGGCGCTGACGATAAAGTCGTAGAGCCGTTCCTGGGCTTTGACCGGCGGGTTGACGGTGTCGAAGATGTCACCGGCAATCAGCAGCACGTCCGGCTGCTGCTCACCCAGCCGGTCCAATAGCCAGCTCAGAAAGCAAGCGTGTTCGAAGTCGCGTTCCTGGCCGTGGAGGTTTTGCCCCAGGTGCCAGTCGGAAGTGTGAAACAGGCGCATGACAGAGTCCGTAAAAAATGGGCTTCGTCCGACATGGGCCGGACGCGACAGCAACCCGGGCGCACAGGTCGGCGCGGGGTTGCCTTGAAATTATTTGGGGTACAGCGGTGGCAGGCTGCTGGGTTCGCTGCCCGCATCTTGCTCGCGCTCGGCGGCAGGGATGCTGCGAATGGCTTTCCACAGCTCTTCGCCTTGCCAGTGCTGGCCGGTTTCGCTGTAGAGCGCGCCATTGAGGCCATCCAGGGCATCGGACAGCAATACAAAGCGCGCAGCCATCTCGGCCAGGGTTTCCGGTTGTTGCCGGGCCCAGGCATCCAGTGCCTGGCGGGTGGCCTGCGGGTCGTTGGCCAGGCAGGCACGCTTGAGATCATCGAGCAGGGTGCGGGGGCTGGGGCCGGTTTGCGCGGCCCGCAAAATGGCCGGCTGCCAGCGCGCGCGCCACCACAGGCCGAAACCGGCCAGGGTCGAGCAGGCGAGGATCAAGGTGCTCAGTTGCCACAGCCACAACGTCGAGTCGGTATTCAAAGTCGCGGGGATGTTACCCACGGGGGTGTCGACCGTCATGTTCGGGTTGGCGGCCACCTGCAGGGTGCGGGCCGGCAGGTAGCTGCGTTCCAGACGGTCTTCATGGGTGTTCCACCAGACCACTTCGACAGCAGGCAGTTCTACCTGGCCTACCCGGGCCGGAACCAGCGCCTCGCGTTCTTCGCGAGTACCCACCAGGCCGTTTTCGGTGATCTGGTTGCTCAGCTGCGGCAGGTCGGGGTAACGGCGCAATCCGCTGACGTCCGTGGCGGGCAGCGGGGGAATCTGGGCGCTGGACAGACCTTCAGCCTTGAGGGTGAGGGTGCGGGTCAGTGAGTCGCCGACCTGGCAGTGGTCCGGCTCGGGGTTCCAGGACTCGCTGACACTCAGGCTGCGCGCCGGGAGCCAGGGGGAGCTCACCGGGTAGTCGGCAGGCTTGGGTTTGACTGTCAGCGGGATGTCCGTGGACGTCACGTGTACCAGTTTTCCGGGCTTGGGGCCCAGCGGGGCAGGGGCCGTGGCTTGCTGGCTGTCCACCAGGGTGGCGCTGAAGGTCTGGGCCGGGATGACCAGCTCGCCGCTTTTTTGCGGGTAAATGCCGTAGCGCAGTTCAATCACGCCGTGGCGAACACCGTTGATCAACTTCTCGTAGGTCCGCGATTCGCCCAGTTGCTCGACAATGGCGTCAGTCAGGTGCAAGGGGGTCAGGCTGCTGTCGTCGTACAGCGCGACCGAGTGATAAATGCGCAAGGTCAATATCGCCTGGGCCTGTACGTAAACGTCTGGCTGGTCGAGGCTGGTTTCGATAAATACCGGGGCCAGTTCGTTGTCGCTGCTGGTGCTTTGCGTCACCGTCAGGCTGATGGGCAGGCTGTGATAGGCGCCGACTTGCAGGGGTGGAATGATCACGCTGCCGGTGCGTTTTGGCTGCAAGGTGATAATCCAGCGGGTGTTGGCCTTGTTCTCGTCGTTGAGGTTGGTGAACTGGTTGACCTGGCGCGTCCCCCGTACTTCGAACAGTGCCTGAAGCGGCGTCAGGTCCGGCTTGCCGAACAGGGTGGCGTCGTTTGACTCAAGCGTCAGCTCGACGGTTTCGCCGGAGTTGAGCTGATTGCGGTCAACACTGGCAACCAGCCCGAGCGCGTGGGCTGGCAAGGTCCAGCAGCAGAGCAAAAGAAGCAGGGCGCAAATGCGGTTCATTGAGGCGAGTCCTGATGTTGCTGCTGTTCGTACCAAAATTTTCTGCGCAACAATTCGCTGGGGTTATCGGGGATCTGTCTGAGCCATTGTTCCAGTGCCTGGCGATGCTCCTCGTCCAGATGATCTGAAGTCGGGGCTGGCGGCGGCGTGGTGGGGCCGTCCGCGGGTTCGTTGCCAGGTCGTGCATTATCGGCTGCGGGAGGCGGTTCGAGCGAGTCGTTATTGTTGCCCGCAGCCTCCGGCTCGGTGGCCGAGCTGTTTTCCTGTTGCTGCGCCGCATCGCCCGTGGCACTGCTGTTGCTGGAACTGACAGGGGGAGTGGGGGGCGGCTGCGATGCGGTCTCGGGTGTCTTGTCGTCCGGCGGCGTGGCTTCGGCGCGTTTTTGTTCAAGCACTTGCTCGACCAGGGTTTTGTTCTGTGCCGCCACCTGCAAGTCCGGCTGCAACTCCAGGGCTTGCTCGTAGGCGTCGATAGCCGCTTCCAGTTCACCGCTCATGGCCAGCGCGTTGCCGCGGTTAAAGTGGGCACTGGCGGTGTTGGCCTCGGCAAAGCGCCGCGCCGCAGCCGCGTAGTCTCCCGCCTGATACAACGCGTAGCCTTGCCACTGCGAGTCTTCGAAGTGTTCGACAGCTTGCAGCGGTTTTTTCTGCTCCAGCAAACGCTGGCCCTGCTGGTCCGGGCGCAGCCACAGGTCGGTAAAGCTCATGGCGTAGCCGGGCTGGGGCAACATGAAAAGCAGCGGTAAACACAGCAGCCAGCCACGACGGCCTGCACAGGCGGCCAGTAACAACAGTGGCAGCAACAGCCAGTAACCCTGATCGGCCCAGGTGTCCAGGCGCAGGGTCTGGCCGTTATTGCGCACATGCCGGGGGCCATCGAGCAGGCCCAGGCCACGCAGGTCGTTGTCATCCAGTCGTGCCTGGCGGTAGCTGCCGTCAACTTCGAGGGCGAATGCCCGCAAGCCCTGGCTGTCGAGACGCGGCATGAGGATGGCGCCCTGATCGTCCTTGAGGAACTGGCCGTTTTCGTCAACCACAGGCGCGCCATCACGGCTGCCGACACCGAGGATCAGCAACTGCGGTGTATGGCTGTTTAATCGCTGGGCAATCCCCAGCTGTTCTTGCTCGCTCAGTGAGGAGGTGATGAGCAGCAGACGGCCTTGCCCCAGAGACCCCTGATCCAGAAGCTTGAGGGCCTGGTCCACCGCCAGGTCGGCGCGATGGCCCGGTTGCGGCATGATTGAGGGCTTCAGCGCTTCGATCAGGTTGCGGCTGGTGGCCAGGTCGTCGGACAGCGGCACCAGGGTATGGGCGCTGCCGGCGTAGACAATGATTGCGGTTTGCGCATCGCTGCGGCTTTGCAGCAGGTCGTAGAGCTTGTGGCGTGCTTGCTCCAGCCGATTTGGTGATTTGTCGGTAGCGAGCATTTCGGGCGTCAGTTGCAGCATCACCACCAGCGGGTCGGCAGGTTTGCGGGTGGACTGTTCAACCCGCTCCCAGCTTGGACCGAGCAGTGCCAGCAGGGCCAGCAGCCATGCGAGGCCAAGGGCGACCCAGGGCAGCTTGCTGTTGCGGCCGTTGCCGCCGCTGAGCAGCACGCGATGGAAGGCCACTGGCAGGATCATCTGCCAGCGTCCGGCGCGCTTTTGCCGATGCCAGAGTTTCCACAGCAGCCAGCCGAGCAGTGGCAACAGCAGCAGCCATTCGGGACGGAACCAGTGGGGCCAGAGCGTACTCATCGGCGCCTCCGCAAGCGCAGGCGCTTGAGCCTTGAACGCCAGTCAGGATGCTGTAGCAGAAAGTGTTTTTTGCTCAGCCAGCGCTGCAGCGGATTGCCGGGCCACAGTTCATGGATCACTAGCAGCACGCTGAGCAAGAGGGCGCCAGCCAGTGGCCAGCTGTAAAGCGCGTGTGCCGGGCGGGCCTGGGTGGGTTGCTGGGCGACGGGTTCCAGCCGGTCAAGGGTGTCCTTGATCGCAGCCAGCTCCTTGCCGTCGCGGGCACGGAAGTACTGGCCTGCGGTGACTTTGGCGATTTCTTCCAGGGCGGGCTCGTCCAGGTCCACCCCGGGGTTGATGCTGAACATGCCTTTGGCGCTGCTTTCAGCCGGGTCGGCGCCTATCCCGATCGGGTAGATTCTGACGCCTTCCTCGGCGGCAAGGCGTGCGGCGGTCAGCGGGTCGATCTGGCCGCCGTTGTTGGCCCCGTCGGTGACCAGGATCAGCACTCGACTCTGTGCCGGGCGCTGGCGCAAGCGTTTCAGGGCAAGGCCAATGGCGTCGCCGATGGCGGTGTTTTTACCGGCGATGCCGATTCGCGCTTCATCGAGCCAGGTGCGAACGGTGTGGCGGTCGAAGGTCAATGGCGCTTGCAGATAGGCCTGACTGCCGAACAGAATCAGGCCGACCCGGTCGCCTTCGCGGTTTTCGAGAAAGTCGCCGAGCAGGCTTTTGACCAGGTCCAGGCGACTGATGTCTTCGTCGTGCCATTGCATGTCCGGGAAGTCCATCGACCCGGATACATCCACCGCCACCAGCAGATCCCGCCCGCTGGCAGCAATCGGCAGTGGCTCGCCCAGCCATTGCGGGCGTGCAGCTGCGGTCAGCAGCAACAGCCACAGGAGCACATAAGGAATTTGCTGGCGCCCTGACGGCATCGTCGCCCGGGCCTTGCGCCGGGCCAGTTCTTCCAGGTCCGCCAGAAAACTGACCTTGAGGGCGGCCTCGCCACTGTCGGCAGCGGGCAGCACAAGGCGCATCAGCCAGGGCAGCGGCAGCAAGACAAAGAGCCATGGCCAGGCGAACTCAAACATGTTTGCGAATCCAGGTTTCAACCGCTTGATTGAGGCCGGCAATCGCCTTGTCATCAAGCTTGCATTCGGGCTTGTAGGCCCCTTCAACCAATACCATCCAGCGGGTCAGGCCGGCAGCCGGGCAACGGTTGTCGAGGAACGCCAGCCATTTGCGGCCATTGAGGGTGTGGCTCTGGCTGTAGGGGTAGTGGTTGCGGCACAGGCGTTTGAGCAGGCCGTTGAGTTGTTGCAGCCAGGCCCCGGCGGGGGCGCCATCGTAGGGCTTGGGGAAAGCGGCAAGCTCTTCAAGCGCCGCCAGACGTACCGGGTCCAGAGGTTGCTCGGCCCTGCGGGGCAGGCGTTTGACCGGCAGATAACGGCGCAGCCACCACAGGCCCCAGCCCAGGGCCGCAAGCAGGATCAGCAACAGCCACCAGCCCGGCGCGGGCGGCCAAAAGCCGATCAGCGGTGGCGGGATCAAGGGCTGCAGCTGTTCAAGGTCTTTCATAACGGTTTGCCGGGGCGTTTGGCGTTCAGGTATTCACGCAGTTGCTCGATCATTTCACTTTGCGTGCTCAGCGGCATCAGCATCACGCGCAATTTTTGCGCCAGTAGCTCCCAGCGCGCAATGCGTGCTTCGCCCTGGGCACGATAGGCCTGACGCAAGTCGTAATTGAGGGTGTCCAGCTCCAGTTGTGCGCCGCGCTCGGCAAAGCGCAACAGCCCGGCAGCGGGCAGGGCGTGGTCCAGCGGGTCGGACAGCGGCAGCAGCATCAAGTCGCAATGACGCGCCAGCAGGCTCAGTTGTTGTTCGGCGGCGTCGGTGAGTGCGCGCTCATCGCAAATCACAATCACCAGACTGCCTGGGCGAAGGACCTCCCGTGCACGGATCAGCGCCATGCCCAGGGCGTCACGGTCAGACTGTACTTCGGTGTGCAGTGACTGGTTGACCCGTACCAGCCGGTTAAGCAGTTGCAGCAGGCTCTGTTTACTGCGCCGGGGTTTGATTTCGTAATGTTCGTGATCGCCGAACACCAGCCCGCCCACCCGGTCGTTGTGGCCCAGTGCAGCCCAGCCGATAAGGCTGGCGGCCTGGGCCGCAAGCACCGACTTGAACATCAGGCCCGAACCAAAGAACAGTCGACGGCTTTGTTCTGCGAGGATGAAAATCGGCCGTTCGCGCTCCTCATGGAACATTTTGGTGTGCGGCTCCTGGGTACGGGCCGTGACGCGCCAGTCGATGGTGCGCACATCGTCACCGGCCTGATACACCCGCACCTGGTCGAAATCCACCCCGCGCCCGCGCAATTTCGAGTGATGCAAGCCCGCCATCGGGCTGCGCTGGCCAGGGGAAGAGAACAGTTGCACTTCGCGCACCCGATGCCGCATCTCGATCAGTTCGGCAAGGGTGACGCGAATGCCGGGTTCGGCGGGCAGAGGGTTGTTCATCGTCAGGCAACGGCAACGACATCGAGGATGCGCTGCACTACGCGGTCCTGGTCGATGCCGGCGGCTTCAGCCTCGAACGACAGGATGATGCGATGGCGCAGTACGTCAAACAGCACCGCCTGAATGTCTTCAGGGCTGACAAAGTCGCGCCCGGCCAGCCAGGCGTGTGCCCGGGCACAACGGTCCAGGGCAATAGAACCGCGCGGGCTGGCACCATAGGCGATCCAGTCGGCCATTTCCGGGTCGAACTTGCCCGGCGTGCGGGTGGCCATGACCAGTTGCACCAGGTATTCCTCTACCGCATCGGCCATGTACAGGCCGAGTATTTCCTTGCGTGCCGCGAAAATGGCTTGCTGGCTGACCCGGCGCTCCGGTTTGGTTTCACCGTTGAGTGCTTCACCGCGGGCCTGTTGCAGGATGCGGCGTTCGACGGCCGCGTCGGGGAAGCCGATTTTGACATGCATCAGGAAGCGGTCGAGCTGGGCTTCGGGCAACGGATAGGTGCCTTCCTGCTCGATCGGGTTTTGCGTGGCCATCACCAGAAACAACGGCGACAGTTCGTATGTACTGCGCCCGACGCTGACCTGACGCTCAGCCATGGCTTCAAGCAAGGCCGACTGGACCTTGGCCGGGGCGCGGTTGATTTCGTCCGCCAGCACCAGGTTGTGAAAGATCGGACCTTGCTGAAATACGAAGCTGCCGGTTTCGGGACGATAGATCTCGGTGCCGGTGATATCGGCGGGCAGCAGGTCGGGGGTGAACTGAATTCGATGGAACTGCGCTTCAATGCCTTCAGCCAGCTCCTTGATGGCCTTGGTTTTTGCAAGGCCGGGCGCACCTTCGACCAGCATGTGGCCGTCAGCCAGCAACGCGATCAGCAGGCGGTCAATGAGTTTTTCCTGACCGAGGATCTGCGTTGAGAGAAAGGTTCGCAGCGCAAGCAGCGCTTCACGATGTTCCATCGTTGACTGTTCCTGAAAAGGACACCGACGGCGCAAGAGTTACGCCGGGGCTGGGGCCGTTACTTTAATCCATTGCAGGGGTCGGGGACTAATCGCAGGGGGAGCTTTTTAAGGAAAAATCTGAAAATTAAGAAAAAATCCGAAATCCGTCGGGTTGTTGAGAATGGTGCTCATCTGCGCGGGTTTATAAACATCCATTTCTACAGCTGGACCCTCATGAGTGCGCCTGGCCCCTGCAACAGACTCTGGAGGCGAATTCAAAGTCCTCTGCGCCTCGGGTTTACAGGCGCCTGGCCAGCGCCACCACGGCGACGCCAATCAAGGCGGTCAGGCCGCTCAACAACAGGATTACCGTCTGCGTGCCCAGCGGCGCTGCCAGCAGGGCAATCAGCAGTCCGGCTACCGGTTGGGACAGGTTGTTGAGCAGGCTCACCACGCCGACGGTTTTGCCAAAATCCTGTGGTGGAATGACCTTCTGACGAACGCTGCGAAAGTAGATATTGAACATCTTGTCGAAGCCGGTAATCAGCAAAAAGCCCAGGGTATACACCCAGATATTCGGGCTCAGGGCGGTGATCAGTGCGCCGCAGGCGATCATGCAGTAGGACAGGCTGCCCAGTACTTTTAGAGGCAGGGTCGAGCGCGCGAGATAAAACAAAATGGCAATGGTCACCAGTGCGCCTGCGGCCTGCAGCCCTGCATAGCTCTGCTTGCCGGCCGCATATTGGCCGATGACCATGGCCGCCGAGGTGGCCAGGGTGACGCCGATTATCAGGTTGACGCCGACTGCCAGAGCGATGATCTTTTTCAGCTCTGCCAATTGGCGGATATGCCTGAAGGCGATGCGCAGAGGCTTTAGCCAGACGTCCTGATGCTGTTCGAAGGTTGGCAGGTTGACGTTGGTATTGCGTTGCCAGAAGAGCATCGCCAGATCGGCCAGGACAAATAATCCGGCCACCGCGATGACTACCCAGTGCCATGCCCAGAACTCGAGCAGCAATGCCGCAACCAGTGGCCCCAGTACCAGGCCGCTCTGGTCGGCGAT
Coding sequences within it:
- a CDS encoding exonuclease SbcCD subunit D C-terminal domain-containing protein, yielding MRLFHTSDWHLGQNLHGQERDFEHACFLSWLLDRLGEQQPDVLLIAGDIFDTVNPPVKAQERLYDFIVSAHEQQPKLTIVMIAGNHDSGSRIELPAPLMRRLRTHALGRVLWLDDGQLDAERLLIPLPDASGEVAAWCLALPFLRPAEVTGAQLGDDYLRGIGQVHEWLIAAANARRKPGQALIAISHAHMAGGSVSEDSERSLIIGNAEALPASLFGPSISYVALGHLHKPQRVNSEERIRYCGSPIPLSFSEIGYQHQILDVQLDGETLVSVEPLLIPRAVNLRRVGPAPLAQILSQLAELPDIDLLADALRQPWLEVRVTLDEPQPDLRQQIETALQGKSVRLVRIAAEYAGSGKRSEDEDSARLIELDQLTPQELFSRAWQETYASEADEQTLKDFAQLLQEVQLEGEQP
- a CDS encoding tetratricopeptide repeat protein, with protein sequence MSTLWPHWFRPEWLLLLPLLGWLLWKLWHRQKRAGRWQMILPVAFHRVLLSGGNGRNSKLPWVALGLAWLLALLALLGPSWERVEQSTRKPADPLVVMLQLTPEMLATDKSPNRLEQARHKLYDLLQSRSDAQTAIIVYAGSAHTLVPLSDDLATSRNLIEALKPSIMPQPGHRADLAVDQALKLLDQGSLGQGRLLLITSSLSEQEQLGIAQRLNSHTPQLLILGVGSRDGAPVVDENGQFLKDDQGAILMPRLDSQGLRAFALEVDGSYRQARLDDNDLRGLGLLDGPRHVRNNGQTLRLDTWADQGYWLLLPLLLLAACAGRRGWLLCLPLLFMLPQPGYAMSFTDLWLRPDQQGQRLLEQKKPLQAVEHFEDSQWQGYALYQAGDYAAAARRFAEANTASAHFNRGNALAMSGELEAAIDAYEQALELQPDLQVAAQNKTLVEQVLEQKRAEATPPDDKTPETASQPPPTPPVSSSNSSATGDAAQQQENSSATEPEAAGNNNDSLEPPPAADNARPGNEPADGPTTPPPAPTSDHLDEEHRQALEQWLRQIPDNPSELLRRKFWYEQQQHQDSPQ
- a CDS encoding vWA domain-containing protein produces the protein MFEFAWPWLFVLLPLPWLMRLVLPAADSGEAALKVSFLADLEELARRKARATMPSGRQQIPYVLLWLLLLTAAARPQWLGEPLPIAASGRDLLVAVDVSGSMDFPDMQWHDEDISRLDLVKSLLGDFLENREGDRVGLILFGSQAYLQAPLTFDRHTVRTWLDEARIGIAGKNTAIGDAIGLALKRLRQRPAQSRVLILVTDGANNGGQIDPLTAARLAAEEGVRIYPIGIGADPAESSAKGMFSINPGVDLDEPALEEIAKVTAGQYFRARDGKELAAIKDTLDRLEPVAQQPTQARPAHALYSWPLAGALLLSVLLVIHELWPGNPLQRWLSKKHFLLQHPDWRSRLKRLRLRRRR
- a CDS encoding MFS transporter, giving the protein MRKDYLAFFISLFVSRLADQILLFIVPLIVFQTTNSVSWAGLAFFVESLPRYLSFPVCGALCDKYPPVRILHISQIYRAVACVIAVALYTVFDGIYWVVILSALCGVLTTQGVMAREVLMPHIFKHYTYGKTLSYSQIADQSGLVLGPLVAALLLEFWAWHWVVIAVAGLFVLADLAMLFWQRNTNVNLPTFEQHQDVWLKPLRIAFRHIRQLAELKKIIALAVGVNLIIGVTLATSAAMVIGQYAAGKQSYAGLQAAGALVTIAILFYLARSTLPLKVLGSLSYCMIACGALITALSPNIWVYTLGFLLITGFDKMFNIYFRSVRQKVIPPQDFGKTVGVVSLLNNLSQPVAGLLIALLAAPLGTQTVILLLSGLTALIGVAVVALARRL
- a CDS encoding DUF58 domain-containing protein yields the protein MNNPLPAEPGIRVTLAELIEMRHRVREVQLFSSPGQRSPMAGLHHSKLRGRGVDFDQVRVYQAGDDVRTIDWRVTARTQEPHTKMFHEERERPIFILAEQSRRLFFGSGLMFKSVLAAQAASLIGWAALGHNDRVGGLVFGDHEHYEIKPRRSKQSLLQLLNRLVRVNQSLHTEVQSDRDALGMALIRAREVLRPGSLVIVICDERALTDAAEQQLSLLARHCDLMLLPLSDPLDHALPAAGLLRFAERGAQLELDTLNYDLRQAYRAQGEARIARWELLAQKLRVMLMPLSTQSEMIEQLREYLNAKRPGKPL
- a CDS encoding DUF4381 domain-containing protein, producing MKDLEQLQPLIPPPLIGFWPPAPGWWLLLILLAALGWGLWWLRRYLPVKRLPRRAEQPLDPVRLAALEELAAFPKPYDGAPAGAWLQQLNGLLKRLCRNHYPYSQSHTLNGRKWLAFLDNRCPAAGLTRWMVLVEGAYKPECKLDDKAIAGLNQAVETWIRKHV
- a CDS encoding AAA family ATPase yields the protein MEHREALLALRTFLSTQILGQEKLIDRLLIALLADGHMLVEGAPGLAKTKAIKELAEGIEAQFHRIQFTPDLLPADITGTEIYRPETGSFVFQQGPIFHNLVLADEINRAPAKVQSALLEAMAERQVSVGRSTYELSPLFLVMATQNPIEQEGTYPLPEAQLDRFLMHVKIGFPDAAVERRILQQARGEALNGETKPERRVSQQAIFAARKEILGLYMADAVEEYLVQLVMATRTPGKFDPEMADWIAYGASPRGSIALDRCARAHAWLAGRDFVSPEDIQAVLFDVLRHRIILSFEAEAAGIDQDRVVQRILDVVAVA
- a CDS encoding BatD family protein, whose translation is MNRICALLLLLCCWTLPAHALGLVASVDRNQLNSGETVELTLESNDATLFGKPDLTPLQALFEVRGTRQVNQFTNLNDENKANTRWIITLQPKRTGSVIIPPLQVGAYHSLPISLTVTQSTSSDNELAPVFIETSLDQPDVYVQAQAILTLRIYHSVALYDDSSLTPLHLTDAIVEQLGESRTYEKLINGVRHGVIELRYGIYPQKSGELVIPAQTFSATLVDSQQATAPAPLGPKPGKLVHVTSTDIPLTVKPKPADYPVSSPWLPARSLSVSESWNPEPDHCQVGDSLTRTLTLKAEGLSSAQIPPLPATDVSGLRRYPDLPQLSNQITENGLVGTREEREALVPARVGQVELPAVEVVWWNTHEDRLERSYLPARTLQVAANPNMTVDTPVGNIPATLNTDSTLWLWQLSTLILACSTLAGFGLWWRARWQPAILRAAQTGPSPRTLLDDLKRACLANDPQATRQALDAWARQQPETLAEMAARFVLLSDALDGLNGALYSETGQHWQGEELWKAIRSIPAAEREQDAGSEPSSLPPLYPK